From Cryptococcus neoformans var. neoformans B-3501A chromosome 6, whole genome shotgun sequence, the proteins below share one genomic window:
- a CDS encoding hypothetical protein (HMMPfam hit to Translin, Translin family, score: 114.8, E(): 2e-31) encodes MAAADVEMPLAESSSSLATLSRRQHLGQTFEAYRAELDDENALREKLIILSRSITQLSKKLIFHLHRGATSQPAQRQKNNNEAEKKEREIAAVFKNIRQELSDARPGESWESGFWKWRKSITPGLEEYIEGLSFMWYLQHGGLVPLDQVQKALSDENGEPLIFVTPEDYILGMSDLTGELMRYATNALGTGDHETPLSICDFVRTVKTHAIRQLSKKQEETQRSLEKIEKVCYALRLRLIEFADRPDILAQMAKRALDDAADKGQGPATE; translated from the exons ATGGCCGCAGCAGACGTCGAGATGCCCTTGGCagaatcatcatcatctctcgCGACCTTGTCGAGGAGACAGCATTTGGGTCAGACATTTGAGGCCTACCGGGCCGAGTTGGACGACGAG AATGCCCTGCGAGAAaagctcatcatcctctctcgATCAATCACCCAGCTGTCCAAGaaactcatcttccacctccaccgaGGAGCCACTTCCCAGCCAGCTCAACGTCAGAAAAACAACAACGAGGccgagaaaaaggaaagagagattgCTGCAGTGTTCAAGAATATCAGACAAGAGTTGAGCGATGCTAGGCCGGGTGAAAGTTGGGAAAGTGGGTTCtggaagtggagaaagTCCAT AACACCTGGGCTTGAAGAGTACATTGAAGGCTTGTCTTTCATGTGGTACCTGCAACATGGTGGTCTGGTGCCTCTCGACCAAGTGCAAAAAGCGCTTTCTGATGAGAATGGTGAACCC TTGATCTTTGTCACGCCGGAAGACTACATCCTGGGGATGTCTGACCTTACCGGCGAATTAATGCGATATGCAACAAACG CTCTCGGTACTGGTGACCATGAGACTCCATTATCCATCTGCGACTTTGTTCGAACTGTCAAGACTC ATGCTATCAGGCAACTCTCAAAGAAACAGGAAGAGACTCAAAGATCATTAGAAaagattgagaagg TTTGCTATGCCCTTCGTCTTCGATTAATCGAGTTTGCAGACAGACCCGATATTCTCGCGCAAATGGCAAAGAGGGCGCTGGATGATGCTGCTGATAAAGGGCAGGGACCTGCTACCGAGTAA